In one window of Thermodesulfobacteriota bacterium DNA:
- a CDS encoding diguanylate cyclase: protein MGKGRILVIDDDAFFRVLCSDMLTGGGYSVITASSGKEALAVMEDESFDIVMTDLVMPDLSGIEVLERVKQKNTLTDVILVTGHGSIESAIAALRSGAFDYIMKPLNEAELLHTVGSCMEKRKLLEENQEMRQSLRLFEVSRAITTTLDIPRLYELTLDALLQTVPSDSGIATFYESDLRTLAVKASRHIDPDQAERLAGLFKSIFERDYEAKPEIRVFPKEGLGFAENGPLKGFESFIVAPLARGQKAIGYFILLSRKRKEEYSEKDLLNASFISEHASTAYENAEKYADAKEMAFIDSLTNLYNAKYLDLVLDKEIKRADRLRMHVTVLFLDLDNFKNVNDSNDHLVGSKVLIELGHLLLKCVREVDTVIRYGGDEFVIILADADHKAAMQVANRIRAAIERHEFVQAEEKLVLKITASIGVATYPTHTRNMRELLKTADKAMYKAKDLSRNTVFLAPIPEIVVPK from the coding sequence ATGGGCAAGGGAAGGATTCTCGTAATCGATGACGACGCGTTCTTCAGGGTCCTTTGCTCTGACATGCTGACGGGCGGAGGTTACTCCGTAATAACCGCGTCCTCCGGAAAAGAGGCCCTGGCCGTCATGGAGGACGAAAGCTTCGACATCGTCATGACCGACCTCGTCATGCCGGACCTAAGCGGCATAGAGGTGCTGGAAAGGGTAAAGCAGAAAAACACGCTCACGGACGTAATCCTCGTAACCGGCCACGGCTCGATAGAGTCTGCCATAGCGGCCTTGAGGAGCGGCGCTTTCGACTACATAATGAAGCCGCTCAACGAGGCCGAGCTCCTCCATACGGTCGGGAGCTGCATGGAGAAGCGCAAGCTCCTCGAAGAGAACCAGGAGATGCGCCAGTCGCTGCGGCTCTTCGAGGTGAGCCGGGCCATAACCACCACCCTCGACATACCCAGGCTTTACGAGCTCACCCTCGACGCGCTCCTCCAGACCGTCCCGTCTGACTCAGGCATCGCCACCTTCTATGAAAGCGACTTAAGGACCCTCGCGGTAAAGGCGTCAAGGCACATAGACCCGGACCAGGCCGAGCGGCTTGCAGGACTCTTCAAGTCCATATTCGAGAGGGACTACGAGGCCAAGCCCGAGATACGGGTCTTTCCAAAAGAAGGGCTGGGCTTCGCGGAGAACGGGCCGCTTAAGGGGTTCGAGTCCTTCATCGTCGCGCCACTGGCCAGGGGGCAGAAGGCCATCGGCTACTTCATCCTCCTCTCCCGCAAGCGGAAGGAGGAATACTCCGAGAAGGACCTGCTGAACGCCTCTTTCATATCGGAGCACGCCTCGACCGCCTATGAAAACGCGGAGAAGTACGCGGACGCCAAGGAGATGGCCTTCATAGACAGCCTCACGAACCTCTATAACGCCAAGTACCTGGACCTCGTCCTCGACAAGGAGATAAAGAGGGCGGACAGGCTCAGGATGCACGTGACGGTCCTCTTCCTCGACCTCGACAACTTCAAGAACGTGAACGACTCTAACGACCACCTCGTCGGCTCAAAGGTGCTCATTGAGCTCGGGCATCTCCTCTTGAAATGCGTGAGGGAAGTGGACACCGTTATAAGATACGGAGGCGACGAGTTCGTAATCATACTGGCGGACGCGGACCACAAGGCGGCGATGCAGGTCGCGAACAGGATACGGGCGGCCATAGAAAGGCACGAGTTCGTGCAGGCCGAAGAGAAGCTTGTCCTCAAGATAACCGCCTCGATCGGGGTCGCGACCTACCCCACCCACACGAGGAACATGCGCGAGCTCCTGAAGACCGCGGACAAGGCCATGTACAAGGCCAAGGACCTTTCCAGGAACACGGTATTTCTCGCGCCGATACCTGAAATCGTGGTTCCCAAATAG
- a CDS encoding isoaspartyl peptidase/L-asparaginase translates to MIILVHGGAGAKRPLKKALQGIGEALKTGYGVLERGGAALDAVTGAISLMEDSGLFNAGDGSNIQLDGVRRLDAALMEGESLGAGAVIGLEGFRNPIRAAREAMGLPNNVFTNTGAAGIAEKAGLPRLGPPTAKVLERLERARKTEPGKLYEKYFSTVGAVAMDREGNLAAGSSTGGVFAMLPGRVGDTPLIGSGVYADNRLGAVTCTGRGEEILRVCLAKEVSMLMGGWTAPEAARAALKRLVGLGFQAGFLALDRSGSYAIAHTTAYMAAGTASPEGVFVGTSFEAAG, encoded by the coding sequence ATGATAATACTTGTCCACGGCGGAGCGGGCGCAAAGAGGCCCCTTAAGAAGGCCCTGCAAGGGATAGGCGAGGCGCTTAAAACCGGATATGGCGTGCTTGAGCGCGGGGGAGCAGCGCTCGACGCGGTCACCGGGGCCATCTCGTTGATGGAGGACTCCGGCCTATTTAACGCCGGTGACGGCTCAAACATCCAGCTCGACGGAGTAAGGCGGCTCGACGCAGCGCTCATGGAGGGCGAAAGCCTCGGGGCAGGCGCGGTCATCGGCCTCGAAGGCTTCAGGAACCCGATAAGGGCCGCAAGGGAGGCTATGGGGCTTCCGAATAATGTATTCACGAATACGGGGGCGGCAGGCATAGCCGAAAAGGCCGGACTTCCGCGCCTCGGGCCGCCTACCGCGAAAGTCCTTGAACGGCTCGAGAGGGCGCGGAAAACCGAGCCGGGCAAGCTATACGAAAAATATTTCTCGACGGTCGGCGCGGTCGCGATGGACAGGGAAGGGAACCTCGCGGCAGGCTCCTCCACCGGAGGTGTCTTTGCCATGCTCCCCGGGAGGGTGGGAGACACTCCGCTCATAGGCTCCGGCGTCTACGCGGATAATAGGCTCGGGGCGGTCACGTGCACCGGAAGGGGCGAGGAAATACTGAGGGTTTGCCTTGCCAAGGAGGTCTCCATGCTCATGGGCGGATGGACCGCGCCGGAAGCTGCCAGGGCGGCGTTAAAAAGGCTTGTTGGCCTTGGCTTCCAGGCAGGGTTCCTGGCCCTGGATAGAAGCGGGAGCTACGCGATCGCGCATACGACCGCTTATATGGCGGCAGGCACCGCAAGCCCGGAAGGGGTCTTCGTCGGAACCAGCTTCGAAGCCGCCGGTTAG
- a CDS encoding cupin domain-containing protein: protein MRHYSLEGAPERPVSHDPELKKRVLLDEPVSCVKKISHIVLEQGATASAHTHEGSSEIFYCVSGAITFSVMGERVLLRRGHLLVVEPGEEHAIVEVSAGSEMVYLMVDSATG from the coding sequence ATGAGGCACTACTCTCTCGAAGGCGCTCCTGAAAGGCCGGTATCCCACGACCCGGAGCTTAAAAAAAGGGTCCTCCTCGATGAACCGGTCTCCTGTGTTAAGAAGATAAGCCATATCGTTCTCGAGCAGGGCGCGACCGCCTCGGCCCACACGCACGAGGGCTCATCAGAGATCTTCTATTGCGTAAGTGGCGCTATTACCTTTAGCGTCATGGGCGAGCGCGTCCTTTTAAGAAGGGGACACCTCCTTGTGGTAGAGCCCGGAGAGGAGCACGCCATAGTGGAGGTAAGCGCCGGGTCCGAGATGGTCTATCTGATGGTCGACTCGGCAACCGGCTAA
- a CDS encoding ribonuclease H-like domain-containing protein, whose translation MLKNTFCHIPGVGLKTERRLWENGIVDWDSPLGDFKLRRTAEGVFQSVLDQSRLKLLEGDPAFFGKLIPPKESWRIFSEFRDDVAYIDIETNGYVGSHGYITAISLYDGRRVRYYIRGENLDKFKKDIFGYKLLVTYNGRCFDIPFIESSMDIRLPHAHIDLRFVLRDLGFKGGLKGCEKLIGIDRGGLDGVDGYFAVLLWKDYRRNRNPKALETLLAYNIQDVVNLEPLMVTAHNLKVSSTPFEGDYRIEMPAPQTDLPFKPDPETIERIRAGLGRASFSLNT comes from the coding sequence ATGCTCAAGAATACCTTCTGCCATATCCCGGGCGTGGGGCTGAAGACCGAGCGGAGGCTCTGGGAAAACGGCATCGTGGACTGGGACTCCCCGCTCGGGGATTTCAAGCTCCGGAGGACCGCCGAAGGCGTCTTTCAATCCGTCCTGGACCAATCCCGCCTGAAACTTCTCGAAGGCGACCCTGCTTTTTTCGGAAAGCTGATTCCGCCCAAGGAGTCATGGAGGATATTTTCGGAATTCAGGGATGACGTCGCCTATATCGATATAGAGACAAACGGCTATGTGGGCAGCCACGGCTACATAACCGCGATCTCCCTTTACGACGGAAGGAGGGTCCGCTATTACATACGGGGCGAGAACCTCGACAAATTCAAGAAGGACATATTCGGGTACAAGCTCCTCGTCACCTACAACGGCAGGTGTTTTGACATACCCTTTATCGAAAGCAGCATGGATATCCGCCTCCCCCATGCGCACATCGACCTCCGTTTCGTGCTCCGCGACCTGGGATTCAAGGGAGGCCTCAAGGGCTGCGAAAAGCTCATAGGCATCGACCGCGGCGGGCTCGACGGAGTTGACGGATACTTCGCGGTCCTCCTCTGGAAGGATTACAGAAGGAACAGGAACCCCAAGGCGCTCGAAACGCTCCTGGCATACAACATACAGGACGTTGTGAACCTCGAGCCGCTCATGGTCACCGCGCACAACCTCAAGGTCTCCTCGACCCCCTTTGAAGGCGACTACCGGATAGAGATGCCCGCTCCTCAAACAGACCTCCCCTTCAAGCCGGATCCCGAAACTATTGAGAGGATCAGGGCAGGGCTTGGGAGGGCGTCTTTCAGCTTGAATACCTGA